From the Cyanobium sp. M30B3 genome, the window AGCTGAGAAGCCCAGGCGGGGTGGTTCCATTGCTCTTATGTCTTCAGATGGGCCCGAGATAGGTCCTAAACATTGCGGAATCATAGGCCACGGTGAGCCACATATTCAAATTTCTAGATTCTAACGCCATTTCTTGGTTTTCCTGGTGCCTCTAACTCTTTCTTGGAAGGTTCCGTGAACCAGGGCTCCCGCTACCGCTCATTCCGTGAACCACGCTAGGGCGTTTCCCGTACAGCCTGAAAATTCTAGCTGTGGCACAGTGTTCATGTCTATGGCCTCCGATCCATAGCTCTGGTTCACGGACCCGTGAACCACCTGTTCGACTTGCTACACAAGGTCTGCAGGGCTGCGCACCCCGAGTGGGCCGCGGTTGAGCACATGGGTATAGATCATGGTGGTGCTCACATCCTTGTGGCCCAGGAGCTCCTGGATTGTGCGGATGTCCTGCCCCCGTTCCAGCAGGTGCGTTGCAAAGGAGTGGCGGAATGTATGGCAACTGGCGGCCTTGCTCACTCCGGCTTCCATCACGGCGCGTTTCACCGCCTTCTGCACCACGCTTGGATCCAGATGATGACGGCCTTGGGTGCCTGTTTCCCTGTCACGCCAGCGATGCTGTTGTGGGAATACCCATTGCCAGCCCCATTCCCGGCTGGCGTTTGGGTATTTCCGCGCCAGTGCGTAGGGCATCACCACGCTTCCCCACCCAGCGGCTAGATCGCCATGGTGCAGGCTGCGTACCCTCAGCAGATGCTCCTGCAGTGCCGGCACCAGGCTCTGGGGCAGCAGGGTGAGTCGGTCTTTGCCTCCCTTGCCGTCGCGCACACTCAGTTCGCGTCGCTGGACGTCCAGATCCTTCACCCGCAGCCGCAGGGCCTCCATCAGTCGCAGGCCACTGCCATAGAGCAGCCCCACCACCAGAGCTGGTTCGCCTTCCAGCCGCTCCCGCACATCGCGCACCTCTGCCTCGCTCAGCACCACCGGCAGCCGCTGCCGCGTGCGGGCCCGCACCACCCCATCAATCTCAAGATCCCTCTCCAGCAGATCCCGGTAGAGAAACAGCAACGCCGCCAGGGCCTGGTTCTGGGTGGACGCGCTCACCTGCTCGCTCACCGCCAGGTGGCTGAGAAACGCGTTCACCTCGGCGCTGCCCATCTCCCTCGGGTGGCGCATGCGGTGAAATCGGAGAAAACGGCGCAGCCACTGCTCGTAGGTCTTCACCGTGCGGCGTGCGTAGTGCCGGGTTTGCAGCAGTTCGCGATAGCGCTGGATCAGGCCAGGGGAACGGGGGGCGAGGCTCATCACGGTTGGAGGGCTCTGTTCAGAGTTGCCGCCCTTGATCCCTGCCCTGGCGCCACAGGCGCACCAGCGCTCCCGGCTCTGAGTTGCGGCCGGCGTCGCGGGATGATCAGGACCTGAGCCGCCCTTGCCCATGCTGCGCATCGCCCACCTCCTGGAAGCCCAGCTGCGCGCGGCGATGGAGCGGGCCCTGCCGGGGCGGCCCAGCCCCTCGATCCCCAGCTGGCGCCGGCCAGCAAGCCAGAGTTCGGCGACTTTCAGGCCAATGGCGCCCTGCCCCTGGCCAAGCCCCTCGGCCGGCCGCCCCGCCAGATCGCCCAGGCGATCGTGGCGCAGCTGGCGGCGGATCCGGCCTTCGCTGAGCTCTGCCTGGAGCCGGTGATCGCCGGGCCCGGCTTCATCAACCTCACCCTGCGGCCCGAGCAGCTGGCGGCTGCGGTGGCTGAGCGGCTCGGCGATCCGCGCCTGGGGGTGCCCACGGCCGCCGACGAAGCGGGGGGCCAGACGCCGGCGCCGGTGATCGTGGACTTCTCCAGCCCCAACATCGCCAAGGAGATGCACGTGGGGCATCTGCGCTCCACAATCATCGGCGACTGTCTGGCGCGGGTGCTGGAGTTCCGCGGCCACCCGGTGCTGCGCCTCAACCACGTGGGCGACTGGGGCACCCAGTTCGGCATGCTGATCACCCACCTCAAGCAGGTGGCGCCTGAGGCCCTCACCACCGCCGACGCCGTGGACCTGGGCGACCTGGTGGCCTTTTACCGCCAGGCCAAGGCCCGCTTCGACGCCGACGAGGCCTTCCAGGCCACCTCCAGGGAGGAGGTGGTGAAGTTGCAGGGCGGCGATCCGGTGTCGCTCAAGGCCTGGGGCCTGCTCTGCGACCAGAGCCGCCGCGAGTTCCAGAAGATCTACGACCGGCTCCACATCGCCCTGCAGGAGCGCGGCGAGTCGTTTTACAACCCCCAGCTGCAGGCGGTGGTGGACGACCTGCGCGACGCCGGGCTGCTGGTGGTGGATGCCGGCGCCGGCTGCGTGTTCCTCGAGGGGGTGAGCGGCAAGGACGGCCAGCCCCTGCCCCTGATCGTGCAGAAGAGCGACGGCGGCTTCAACTACGCCACCACCGACCTGGCGGCGATCCGCTACCGCTTCGCGCCGCCGCCTGAGGGCGATGGTGCCGGCCGGGTGATCTACGTCACCGACGCCGGCCAGGCCAGCCACTTCGCCGGCGTGTTCCAGGTGGCCCGCCGTGCCGGCTGGATTCCGGAGGGCGCCAGCGTGGAGCACGTGCCCTTCGGCCTGGTGCAGGGCGAGGACGGCAAGAAGCTCAAGACCCGCGCCGGCGACACGGTGCGCCTGCGCGACCTGCTCGATGAAGCTGTGGAGCGGGCCGAGGCCGACCTGCGCCGCCGCCTGGCGGAGGAGGGCCGCAGCGAAGAGGAGGCCTTCATTGAGCAGGTGGCCACCACCGTGGGTCTGGCGGCGGTGAAGTACGCCGACCTCTCCACCAACCGGATCACCAACTACCAGTTCAGCTTCGAGCGCATGCTGGCGCTCACCGGCAACACCGCCCCGTATTTGCTTTATGCCGTGGTGCGCATTGCCGGCATCGCCCGCAAGGGCGGGGATCTGGAGGGAGCCGGATCGGCTTCTGCTGGCGCTGCTGCTGGCGCTTCGGCGGGCCTGACCTTCAGCGAACCCCAGGAGTGGGCCCTGATTCGTGAGCTGCTCAAGCTCGACGGCGTGATCGCCGAAGTGGAGGCCGAACTGCTGCCCAACCGGCTCTGCAGCTACCTGTTCGAGCTCAGCCAGGTGTTCAACCGCTTCTACGACCAGGTGCCGGTGCTCAAGGCCGACGAGCCCGCCCGCAGCTCCCGTCTGGCCCTCTGCCGCCTCACGGCCGACACCCTCAGGCTGGGTCTGGGTCTGCTGGGGATCCCGACCCTGGAGCGGATGTAGGTCGGCGTGGCCGCCCCTACGCTGAAGCTGGCAGTCACCATCCCCGGCCGTGACCTCCACGTCGCCTTCTCCCTCCCTGCATGATCGCGACTTCTACGGCTGGGTGGAGCAGCAGTGCGCAGCCCTGCAGGCCCACGACAGCAGCCGTCTCGACTGGGACGGATTGAAGGAGGAGTTGGAGGCCTTGGGACGCCAGGAATATCGTGAATTGGTGAGCCGGTTGGGGGTGCTGCTGGGGCATCTGCTCAAGTGGCAGCTCCAGCCGGAGCGCCGCACCCGGAGCTGGTTTCTGAGCGTGCGCGAGCAGCGCCGCGCGATTGCCCGCCTGCTGGAGCAGAACCCGAGCCTGCGAGCGCGGCTGGAGGAGGCCTTGGCCGATGGCTTTCAGGGTGGGGTCGACCTGGTGTTGCGGGAGACCGACCTGGCCCTGCGCGCCTTGCCGGAGCTCTCCCCCTGGTCGCTGCAGCAGGCCCTCGACCCTGCTTTGCTCTGCGATACCCGCGGTGACTGGAGCGATCTGGGCCTGTGATGGAGTTCTCCCAAGCCCGCCCCGAGGTGGACACAGAGCTCCCGCCTGGCCCTCTGCCGCCTCACCGCCGACACCCTCAGGCTGCGTCTGGGCCTGCTGGGGATCCCGACCCTGGAGCGGATGTGAGCGGCAGCAGCAGGTCGGCAAGCTGCAGATCCGGGCGCCGCAGCAGGGCGAACAGGGTGCCGGCGTTGCCCCGGCACAGGCGCAGCTCCTGATCCAGCACGGCGATGTCCAGCCAGGCCGGGAAGGGCTGTTGCACCCCGCGCAGCAGTTGCAGGCGCCCGCTTCCCACTTGCGGCCCCAGCCAGCCGCCGCGCTGGAAGCGCACCTGCACCCGCTGCAACGGAGCTTCAGTGGGCCCTGGACTGCCGGTGGGGTCCTCGTCCGGGTTCACGGCAATCGCCGCCTCCACGGCGATGCCCGCCAGGGGCGCCAGCGGGCCCGGCAGCCGCAGCAGGTTCATCCCCCGCCCCTGGGAGGGGGCCAGCAGCTGCAGGTTCTCCAGCCAGGGCCCCACCGCCAGATAGGGCTGGCGGCTGCTGCTCCAGCGCAGCTCCCACACCCCTCCAGCAGCTCCAGGGCGCCGGGCGCGGCCAGGTCGGCCGGCTGGGCGCGCTCCAGCTCCTCGCACAGCTGCCGCACCCGCTCCCCCTGGCGGTTGGCCGCGCCCCGGGGCTCCTGGCGCAGCAGGGCCAGCAGTTCCGTTCGAGCCTGGGTGGCCGGAGCGTCGGCGGGGAGCGGTGCAGATGCCTCAGGAGGGGCCATCGGTTCGTTCAGCTCAACCAGTTGATGAAGCGCTGGATGATCAGCGAGTTGCTGATGTCCACGAAGAACCCCGACACCAGCGGCAGGATCAGGAAGGCCTTCGGTGCCGGGGCATAGCGCTGGGTGACGGCCGCCATGTTGGCCATGGCCGTGGGCGTTGCGCCGAGGGAGAACCCCCCGAAACCGGCGCAGAGCACAGCTGCCGGGTAATCGCGGCCCATCAGCCGGAACACCACCAGCAGGGCATAGGCGAAGGCCACCAGGAACTGCACCGCCAGGATCAGCAGCAGCGGACCCCCCAGCCCCTGCAGCGTCCACAGCTGCAGGCTCATCAGCGACATCGCCAGGAATACCCCCAGCGCCACGTCCGACACCACCGCCAGGGCCGTGCTGTGGGCCGGCCAGGGGATGGGCGCCAGCCGCGGCACGGTGTTGGTGAGCAGGATGCCGGCGAACAGGGCGCACACGAACAGGGGCAGGCTGCGGCCCAGGGCCTCCAGGGCGGCGTAGATCAGTTGGCCCAGGCCCAGACACATGTTCAGCCAGAACAGGGTGGCCAGCAGCTGGAAGCTGGTGATCGGCGGGCCGGGCCGGGCCGTTTCCGCCATCGGATCGCGCAGGTCTTCCGGGCTGGGCTGTTGCTCAGGTGCGGGCAACCGGCGGATCAGGATCCGGGCGATCGGCCCGCCCATCAGGGCCGAGAGGATCAGGCCGAAGGTGGCGCTGGCCGTGCCGATCTCCACGGCGCTCTGCACCCCGTGCAGCTCGGCGAAGCGCGGCCCCCAGGCGATCGCCGTGCCGTGGCCCCCCACCAGCGACACCGAACCGGTGAGCAGGCCCACCAGCGGATCGAGCCCCAGCAGGCCGGCCATCGCCACCCCCGTGAGGTTCTGGATGGCGATGTACACCACCGTGGCGGCCAGCAGGATCAGCAGCGGCCAACCGCCGGCCCGCAGGGTGCGGATGTCGGCATTGAGGCCGATGCCGGCGAAGAAATAGAGCAGCAGGAAATCCCGCACCGCCAGGTTGAACCCCAGTTCCAGGCCGCCCACGGCGTGCAGCCCGCCCACCACCAGGCTCACCAGCAGGCCGCTGGCCACGGGCTCAGGGATGTTGAAGGTGCGCAGCACGCGCAGGCGGCGGTGCAGCAGCTTGCCCGCCGCCAGCACCATGATCGCGATGTTGAAGCTGGCGAACGCGCCAATCTCGATCTGCTGCATTCCTGCCGCCTGCTGCTCTGGTCGTGCGCCCGACCCTAAGGGGGGTCAGCAGCGGTGTCCTGGCTGGGCAAGGAGTCAAACAGATTCAGCCCCAGGTGTTCGGAGAGGTAGTGGGCGGTGAGCTGGCCGCGCACGCTGTTGCCGGCCTCATCCAGCGGCGGCGACCAGCTGGCCAGGGCCCCCTTGCCCGGCGCCACGGTGATCATCCCGCCCGACACGCCGCTCTTGCCGGGCAGGCCGATCTGATAGAGCCAGTCGCCGGAGGTCTCGTACAGCCCAGCGGTGACCATCACCGCCAGCACCCGCCGGCAGATCAGCGGCGCGATCACCTGCTCGCCGCTGCGGGGCTGGCGGCCACCGTTGGCCAGGGTGCAGGCCATCAGCGCCAAATCTTCGGCCGTCACCAGCAGGGCGCACTGGCGGGT encodes:
- a CDS encoding integron integrase, coding for MSLAPRSPGLIQRYRELLQTRHYARRTVKTYEQWLRRFLRFHRMRHPREMGSAEVNAFLSHLAVSEQVSASTQNQALAALLFLYRDLLERDLEIDGVVRARTRQRLPVVLSEAEVRDVRERLEGEPALVVGLLYGSGLRLMEALRLRVKDLDVQRRELSVRDGKGGKDRLTLLPQSLVPALQEHLLRVRSLHHGDLAAGWGSVVMPYALARKYPNASREWGWQWVFPQQHRWRDRETGTQGRHHLDPSVVQKAVKRAVMEAGVSKAASCHTFRHSFATHLLERGQDIRTIQELLGHKDVSTTMIYTHVLNRGPLGVRSPADLV
- a CDS encoding DUF29 domain-containing protein, with the translated sequence MTSTSPSPSLHDRDFYGWVEQQCAALQAHDSSRLDWDGLKEELEALGRQEYRELVSRLGVLLGHLLKWQLQPERRTRSWFLSVREQRRAIARLLEQNPSLRARLEEALADGFQGGVDLVLRETDLALRALPELSPWSLQQALDPALLCDTRGDWSDLGL
- the gltS gene encoding sodium/glutamate symporter gives rise to the protein MEIGAFASFNIAIMVLAAGKLLHRRLRVLRTFNIPEPVASGLLVSLVVGGLHAVGGLELGFNLAVRDFLLLYFFAGIGLNADIRTLRAGGWPLLILLAATVVYIAIQNLTGVAMAGLLGLDPLVGLLTGSVSLVGGHGTAIAWGPRFAELHGVQSAVEIGTASATFGLILSALMGGPIARILIRRLPAPEQQPSPEDLRDPMAETARPGPPITSFQLLATLFWLNMCLGLGQLIYAALEALGRSLPLFVCALFAGILLTNTVPRLAPIPWPAHSTALAVVSDVALGVFLAMSLMSLQLWTLQGLGGPLLLILAVQFLVAFAYALLVVFRLMGRDYPAAVLCAGFGGFSLGATPTAMANMAAVTQRYAPAPKAFLILPLVSGFFVDISNSLIIQRFINWLS